In Halobacteriovorax sp. DA5, a genomic segment contains:
- a CDS encoding radical SAM protein produces MQYNKFVEFIELSLNNSCNLQCQGCPSLNPGHKNRRELDFSKVLPIIKKFNPKEVFVCGNDGEPLEHSDINNILISLGENFSQDILIATNGENLLSLDVDKLKKYKNMVFQVAIDGPRQEIHELTRCGSRFTKVLSNIEQTKNFLNIEPIFSRHELNEEYAIETAELINKKFGLDLLFRDTTLVTRKIKPPRKRSVKGNMDFLYDKKYSKPVVPWFKRIYINSDGSCYPCVSFIYASTEVKPVNIYSYESTFEFFSDFIKFSKEFCNCYQALGNTTQCKLNCDFYMNDFEYDDLESIKDIS; encoded by the coding sequence ATGCAATATAATAAGTTTGTTGAATTCATAGAACTTAGTTTAAATAATAGCTGTAATTTACAGTGCCAGGGTTGTCCAAGCCTTAATCCTGGTCATAAAAATAGAAGAGAGCTCGATTTTTCAAAAGTCCTGCCTATAATCAAAAAATTTAACCCTAAAGAAGTTTTTGTCTGTGGTAATGATGGTGAACCATTAGAGCATAGTGATATTAATAATATCCTCATTTCATTGGGGGAAAATTTCTCACAAGATATCCTTATTGCAACTAATGGGGAAAACCTACTCAGTCTCGATGTGGATAAACTAAAAAAATATAAAAACATGGTCTTTCAGGTTGCCATTGACGGACCAAGACAAGAGATACATGAACTAACACGTTGTGGAAGTAGATTTACTAAAGTTTTAAGTAATATTGAACAAACAAAAAACTTTTTAAATATTGAACCAATTTTTTCTAGGCATGAACTTAACGAAGAATATGCAATTGAAACTGCGGAATTAATAAATAAAAAATTTGGCCTGGATTTATTATTTAGAGATACTACATTAGTTACGAGAAAAATTAAGCCTCCAAGAAAGAGAAGTGTTAAAGGGAATATGGATTTTCTTTATGATAAGAAGTATTCAAAGCCTGTTGTGCCCTGGTTTAAAAGAATTTATATCAACTCTGATGGAAGTTGTTATCCGTGCGTTTCTTTTATTTATGCAAGTACAGAAGTAAAGCCAGTAAATATCTATTCATATGAGAGTACTTTTGAGTTTTTTTCTGATTTTATAAAATTTTCAAAAGAATTTTGTAACTGCTATCAAGCTCTAGGAAATACCACGCAGTGTAAACTCAATTGTGATTTTTATATGAATGATTTTGAATATGATGATTTAGAAAGTATTAAGGATATTTCGTGA